GAACCAGATCCCGGCCATGACCGCGTAGCCGCGCTCGTTCGGGTGGAGCGGATCCTCGATGCCGCGTTCGGGAGAGCCGAAGAGGCTCCGGTCGTTCATCCCGTTGAAGATCTCGGCGAGGGTGATGCGGCGCGACTGGGCCAGGCTCCGGATCTGGGTGTTCGCCTGCGCGATGATGCCCTGGGCCCCCGGGTCGTTCCGGAAGTTGGGCGGAAGCGTCCCGATGATCGGAATCGTCTTGTTGGCCTGGGCCCGGGCCACCATCGTGTCGAGGTTGGCCAGGATGGACGCGGGACCGTCGCCGCGGTCGGCGTCGTTCGTGCCCTCCATGATCAGCACGAAGCCCGGGTGATCGGCCGCCAGGACTCCGGACAGCCGCTCCCGACCGTCGGGAGTCCGCTCGCCGCTGAGGCCCCGGTTGATGACGCGCCAGGCGGGATCCTGACCCCGGAGCATGTTCTGGAGGATGCTCGGGTAGTTGCTGCTCGTGTCGAGCTTGCTGATTCGTCGCCGCCGCTCGCCGAGCGAGCCGAACGTGATGCTGTCGCCGAAGGCCGACACCAGGCGGGGGTTGTTCGGGCCGAAATCGAAGTCGGGCGGAGTCGTTTCGCCGGGCCCGGTGGGACTGCCGCCGCCGCAGCCCGCCGCCAACCCGACGAAAAGCCCCAACCCGAGGACCCGCGCGCACCATCGCGCTGCGCCCAGGATCAGGATCCGCCCCCCCCGGAGATGATCTCCCGCACGATGTAGACGGGCTTCCGCTGGGACTCGTGATAGGTGCGCACGAGCATTTCACCCAGGAGCCCGATGCTGACGAACTGGAAGCCCACCACGACCAGCAGCACGGCCAGGAGCAGAATCGGACGGTTGGCGAGCGGGACTCCCTGGACGATGCGCTGATAGGACAGGACCGCGGCCAGGAGCACGCCGCTGCCGCCGACCAGGAGCCCCAGCAACCCGAAGATCTGGATGGGCCGTGTCCAGTAGCTCATCAGGAACTTGACGGTCAGGAGGTCGAGGAGTACGCGCACGGTCCGCCCGAGCCCGTACTTGGAGACCCCGCTCCGGCGCGGCCAGTGCCCGACCGGGACCTCGCCGATGGTCGCCCCCACCCAGCGGGCGAGCGCGGGCAGGAAGCGGTGCATCTCGCCGTACAGCGCGATGTCGCGCAGGATCTCGCGGCGATAGACCTTGAGCGCGCACCCGTAGTCGTGGAGGTGGACGCCGGTGATCCACGAGATGAGGGCGTTGGCCAGGCGGGAGGGAACCCGTCGCGACCAGAGGGGGTCCTGGCGCTCGTGGCGCCAGCCGCTCACGACGTCGTATCCCTCCTTGAGCTTGTCGAGGAGGCGCGGGATGTCGGCGGCGTCGTTCTGGCGGTCGCCGTCCATGGTGACCACCAGTTCTCCCCGGGCCAGGTCGAAGCCGGCGGCCAGCGCCGCCGATTGGCCGAAGTTGCTGCGCAGCCGGACGACGTGAAGGCTCGGGAAGCGGGCGGCGGCCTCCCGGAGCCGGGCAGCCGTGCCGTCGGTCGAGCCGTCGTCCACCACGATCAGCTCGTACGGGCGGCCCAGCCCCTCGAGCGCGTCCCGGATGCTCTCCAGGAGCGGCGTCACGTTGTCTTGCTCGTTGTGCACCGGGATGACGATCGAGACGAGCTCGGTCGGGGGCGCTCCGGTCACGAGGA
The genomic region above belongs to Candidatus Methylomirabilota bacterium and contains:
- a CDS encoding SGNH/GDSL hydrolase family protein is translated as MGLFVGLAAGCGGGSPTGPGETTPPDFDFGPNNPRLVSAFGDSITFGSLGERRRRISKLDTSSNYPSILQNMLRGQDPAWRVINRGLSGERTPDGRERLSGVLAADHPGFVLIMEGTNDADRGDGPASILANLDTMVARAQANKTIPIIGTLPPNFRNDPGAQGIIAQANTQIRSLAQSRRITLAEIFNGMNDRSLFGSPERGIEDPLHPNERGYAVMAGIWFNAMRQAIPPPPSAPTPPVPPPSDGAQRQKTR
- a CDS encoding glycosyltransferase family 2 protein, encoding MTGAPPTELVSIVIPVHNEQDNVTPLLESIRDALEGLGRPYELIVVDDGSTDGTAARLREAAARFPSLHVVRLRSNFGQSAALAAGFDLARGELVVTMDGDRQNDAADIPRLLDKLKEGYDVVSGWRHERQDPLWSRRVPSRLANALISWITGVHLHDYGCALKVYRREILRDIALYGEMHRFLPALARWVGATIGEVPVGHWPRRSGVSKYGLGRTVRVLLDLLTVKFLMSYWTRPIQIFGLLGLLVGGSGVLLAAVLSYQRIVQGVPLANRPILLLAVLLVVVGFQFVSIGLLGEMLVRTYHESQRKPVYIVREIISGGGGS